The following coding sequences lie in one Rutidosis leptorrhynchoides isolate AG116_Rl617_1_P2 chromosome 4, CSIRO_AGI_Rlap_v1, whole genome shotgun sequence genomic window:
- the LOC139839709 gene encoding GATA transcription factor 26-like gives MGKQGPCYHCGVTSTPLWRNGPPDKPVLCNACGSRWRTKGSLVNYTPLHSRAEPDDLVDHRVVSRVKTISVKNKEPKVLKRKHNCDNVVGGPTSIMLDRNTMVAYDQHNQGFRKMFDEDYSNRSSSGSAISNSDGYMPPGSGDASDLTGPSQTSIVWETMVPSRKRTCVNRLKQSPVEKLTRDLHTILHEQQSYFSGSSEDDLIFNSDTPMVSVEIGHGSVLMRHPNSTTTREEESEASSLSVDNKNEAYSRLTTFPVYNNANKGGNFSSRRVVDTLKKPVIQDHINRDDDEKLQLLMNHNSPLCHIDLKDVINFEEFATHMTNDEQQQLLKYLTYVDTFQGPDSLKNMFNSPQFKENLSAFQKLLTEGVFDLSSPMVKNEDCRTLKKLSLCSATKSDWVEKYNLLQVKDTNCKYDSVGGSIDGELLNAITPSHSVNVKRSRDPHFHPYPGSKPAMKAPKRTLMKASYEHKEHMENDGPGFSPRRLFALPPDNSSLMLDSLRYADENCDQDLLLNVPSNTSFPQAELLRPTSSFAAQASTSSSSIYPYP, from the exons ATGGGAAAGCAAGGACCTTGCTATCACTGTGGTGTTACAA GCACCCCGTTATGGCGAAACGGGCCTCCAGACAAGCCCGTTTTGTGCAACGCGTGTGGATCACGTTGGAGAACTAAAGGGTCACTTGTAAACTACACTCCACTTCATTCTAGAGCCGAACCGGATGATCTTGTAGATCATCGCGTTGTTTCTAGAGTAAAAACCATATCCGTTAAGAACAAAGAGCCCAAAGTACTAAAACGGAAACATAATTGTGACAATGTAGTGGGCGGCCCCACTAGCATTATGCTCGATCGTAATACTATGGTTGCATATGACCAGCACAACCAAGGTTTTCGCAAAATGTTTGACGAAGATTATAGTAATAGGTCTAGTTCTGGCTCGGCTATATCTAACTCTGATGGTTATATGCCACCTGGCAGTGGCGATGCTAGTGATTTGACAG GTCCGTCGCAGACCTCTATTGTGTGGGAAACAATGGTACCTTCACGAAAAAGGACGTGTGTTAATCGACTAAAGCAATCGCCAGTTGAGAAGCTAACTAGGGACTTACATACAATCTTGCATGAACAACAGTCGTATTTTTCGGGATCATCAGAGGATGATTTGATCTTTAATAGTGATACACCGATGGTTTCGGTTGAAATTGGACACGGGAGTGTACTTATGCGCCATCCAAACTCGACAACCACTCGAGAAGAAGAATCTGAAGCAAGTTCTCTTTCTGTTGATAATAAAAACGAGGCTTATTCACGTTTAACCACCTTTCCTGTATATAATAATGCTAACAAGGGTGGAAATTTCTCGAGCCGACGGGTTGTTGATACTCTCAAAAAGCCAGTTATTCAAGATCATATTAATAG GGATGATGACGAAAAGTTACAGCTACTTATGAACCATAATTCTCCATTGTGCCACATTGATTTAAAA GATGTTATCAACTTTGAAGAGTTTGCAACTCATATGACAAACGATGAACAACAACAACTTCTAAAGTATTTAACTTATGTTGACACTTTTCAAGGCCCTGATAG CCTGAAAAACATGTTTAATAGTCCTCAGTTTAAGGAAAACCTATCAGCGTTCCAGAAACTTCTCACTGAAGGGGTGTTTGATCTTTCGTCACCAATGGTGAAAAATGAAGACTGTAGAACGTTGAAGAAGCTTTCTCTTTGTAGTGCTACAAAATCTGATTGGGTGGAGAAATATAATCTGCTTCAGGTCAAG GATACAAATTGTAAATATGATAGTGTTGGAGGATCTATAGATGGTGAATTACTCAATGCCATAACACCTAGCCATTCAGTAAACGTAAAACGATCCCGAGATCCCCATTTTCATCCATATCCAG GATCAAAGCCTGCAATGAAGGCTCCCAAGAGAACATTGATGAAGGCGAGCTatgaacacaaggagcatatggaaaACGATGGCCCGGGATTCAGTCCAAGGAGACTGTTTGCGTTACCACCTGATAATAGCTCATTGATGCTCGATTCATTGAGATATGCAGATGAAAACTGTGATCAAGATTTGTTGCTAAACGTGCCATCAAATACATCGTTCCCTCAAGCAGAACTACTCAGACCAACTTCAAGTTTTGCAGCCCAAGCAAGTACCAGTAGTAGCTCTATATATCCGTACCCGTAG